A stretch of Gambusia affinis linkage group LG10, SWU_Gaff_1.0, whole genome shotgun sequence DNA encodes these proteins:
- the LOC122838947 gene encoding receptor expression-enhancing protein 6-like gives MGLWNVFVSIKDRAEKFLNEKNVVTDVLGKLEQKTGIKKKVIALGAVSLTGLYLVYGYGASLLCNLIGFVYPAYYSLSNHSVFSDKPTGMICRWRRVSCIFLGRNVGNSSGYFPGVCFQCLFLLWCMAPMSWNGSQIIYNKVVRPVFLRHEATVDNMVSDLSGKAMSAAENLTREVLSTLVKNKTLVTPMPPVAPPEPKSLPSSTGETSNAKAAPREPSEEERRLFR, from the exons ATGGGGCTGTGGAACGTCTTTGTTTCCATCAAGGACCGAGCAGAAAAGTTTCTTAACGAGAAGAACGTGGTGACGGATGTTCTGGGGAAGCTGGAGCAGAAGACGGGAATCAAGAAGAAGGTCATTGCCCTCG GTGCCGTCTCGCTGACTGGACTTTACCTGGTTTATGGATATGGAGCTTCGCTGCTCTGCAACCTGATCGGCTTCGTCTATCCAGCTTATTATTC tcTCTCTAACCACAGCGTCT TTTCTGACAAACCCACTGGAATGATTTGCAGGTGGCGTCGTGTCAGTTGCATCTTTTTGGGAAGAAATGTGGGAAATAGTTCTGGATATTTTCCTGGTGTTTGTTTCCAGTGTTTGTTCCTGTTGTGGTGCATGGCTCCGATGTCGTGGAACGGCTCCCAGATCATTTACAACAAAGTGGTTCGGCCCGTCTTCCTCCGCCATGAGGCCACGGTGGACAACATGGTGAGCGACCTGAGCGGGAAGGCCATGAGCGCCGCCGAGAACCTCACCAGAGAAG ttCTATCCACTCTGGTGAAGAACAAAACTCTGGTGACACCAATGCCGCCGGTCGCCCCGCCTGAACCGAAGAGTTTACCAAGTTCAACCGGAGAAACATCAAACGCTAAAGCTGCTCCAAGGGAGCCGAGCGAAGAAGAACGAAGG ttgttcagatag